One window of Chamaesiphon minutus PCC 6605 genomic DNA carries:
- a CDS encoding plasmid replication protein, CyRepA1 family, whose product MIQTNLDRAHHTELVIASNIDRELVNLNFRSLRGNSTYDRLFISSQIPRNNSGQVIPSWMKRYNHCAKGGWWCNGLDPLNDWQPMEWGTFKPNLPAKNSDGKVIKYEHPPSVSTRLFCLRVTKEIWTQTANLFKVKLPAKIEVDSLGEAIGFWQWILDRQIPIVICEGVKKAATLLTYGYPAIALPGINSGYRVVRDFQGNTIARKLIPELAIFANRKQELSICFDYEIIPRKAKLLDTAIVHLGELLQQSGCNVKVVRLPGIEKGVDDFIVAQGIDAFRAIYQQALELEVDLAQSKRHSELSYPPNLALESRYLHGLEFPSIGIVGIKSAKGTGKTTALIPVVAAAQANNRPVLLLTHRIQLGRFLCQRIGVNWINEQLPKQQSDSLGLCLDSMWKLNPNDWEGGVIILDEVEQSLWHLLHSSTCKKKRLAILKTFQHLIARVIETNGLVIAQDADLSDISIDYLKKLADREIEPWIAINQWRAERGWDVHFYDSPNPTALIHQLELDLRAGHKCYVTTDSRSGRYGSDTIDRYIQQALKQLEDSYTKTLVVCSHTTNTTGHPAVDFVSSINTQAPEYDAVFVTPTLGTGVSIDVKHFDRVYGIFQGVIPDTEVRQALARVRANVPRYIWCAKRGMGTIGSGSNNYRSLAYWYQENYKENYALMCPLTRIDVDLPFVFDPIHLRTWAKFAARINASITLYRDAVKAGLLSEGHQVHVISEDRDRESLQELRTALIQATKTDPQKSMEIMRQIADVHKEKSQRDREYNLIGTQTKKIQQQVKNQAAQAVAAAPDLGHRDFQYLSNKRFLTDLERAQVEKYSLQQRYGVAITPELKLKDDKGYYGQLLTHFYLLNHQQYLPQSIYLVWDRDLDKPEKVFLPDANHHILKIQGLLALGIINFLDPERQLQITDPDLISLKRISYLCSQHIKRAIGIDMPNYSNGEVSPIAVLNRLLNLLGLKVQPIASGLKKQDKSTNIYQLDRALLNDGRDEIFKVWQKQQSRELLRSA is encoded by the coding sequence ATGATCCAAACCAATTTAGATCGTGCCCATCACACGGAACTAGTTATAGCTAGTAATATCGATCGCGAATTAGTCAACCTAAACTTTAGATCTTTACGGGGGAATTCTACTTACGATCGATTATTTATTTCATCCCAAATTCCGCGTAATAATAGCGGACAAGTTATTCCCAGTTGGATGAAAAGATACAACCACTGTGCGAAGGGTGGTTGGTGGTGTAATGGACTAGATCCATTGAATGATTGGCAGCCGATGGAATGGGGGACTTTCAAGCCCAATTTACCTGCCAAAAATAGCGACGGCAAAGTTATTAAATACGAACATCCGCCCAGTGTATCGACGCGATTATTTTGTTTGCGCGTAACGAAAGAAATTTGGACGCAGACTGCTAATTTGTTTAAAGTTAAATTACCTGCCAAAATTGAAGTAGATTCGCTCGGTGAGGCGATTGGATTTTGGCAGTGGATTCTCGATCGACAGATCCCGATCGTTATCTGCGAGGGGGTCAAAAAAGCCGCTACTCTATTAACTTATGGCTATCCAGCGATCGCGTTACCAGGGATTAATAGCGGCTATCGAGTCGTGCGCGATTTCCAGGGTAATACTATTGCGAGAAAGCTGATTCCCGAACTAGCTATTTTTGCCAACCGCAAGCAAGAATTATCTATCTGTTTCGATTATGAAATTATCCCCCGTAAAGCCAAATTATTAGATACGGCGATCGTTCATTTAGGCGAGCTTTTACAGCAGTCTGGCTGTAATGTTAAAGTTGTCAGATTACCGGGAATTGAAAAAGGTGTTGATGACTTTATCGTCGCGCAGGGAATCGATGCTTTTCGAGCTATTTATCAACAAGCATTAGAATTAGAAGTAGATCTCGCCCAGTCGAAACGACATAGTGAATTAAGTTATCCGCCAAATCTGGCACTAGAAAGTAGATATTTACATGGTCTTGAGTTTCCAAGCATTGGTATTGTCGGAATTAAATCTGCCAAAGGTACTGGCAAAACTACGGCATTAATTCCAGTCGTTGCTGCTGCTCAAGCAAACAATCGTCCAGTATTATTATTGACACATCGAATTCAATTAGGACGATTTTTATGTCAGCGAATTGGTGTGAATTGGATTAACGAACAGTTACCCAAACAACAATCGGATAGTCTCGGCTTATGTCTGGATTCGATGTGGAAACTCAATCCTAACGACTGGGAAGGGGGGGTAATTATCTTAGATGAAGTCGAGCAATCGCTATGGCATTTACTCCATAGCTCGACTTGTAAAAAGAAGCGACTGGCGATTTTAAAAACCTTTCAACACCTAATTGCTAGAGTCATCGAGACAAATGGACTCGTCATCGCTCAAGATGCTGACTTATCCGATATCTCGATCGATTATCTCAAGAAATTGGCAGATCGCGAGATCGAGCCGTGGATAGCCATCAATCAATGGCGCGCCGAGCGAGGCTGGGATGTTCATTTCTACGATAGTCCCAATCCTACCGCGCTCATCCACCAGCTAGAATTAGATCTGCGCGCTGGGCATAAATGCTATGTTACCACCGACAGTCGATCTGGTCGTTATGGCTCCGATACAATCGATCGTTATATCCAACAAGCTCTCAAACAACTCGAAGATAGTTATACCAAAACGCTGGTAGTTTGCAGTCATACGACTAATACTACCGGACATCCTGCCGTCGATTTTGTGTCGTCGATTAATACTCAGGCTCCCGAATACGATGCGGTATTTGTGACGCCAACTTTAGGTACTGGCGTCAGTATCGATGTCAAACATTTCGATCGAGTATATGGTATTTTTCAAGGTGTCATTCCCGATACCGAAGTTCGACAAGCATTAGCCAGAGTAAGAGCCAATGTACCGCGCTATATTTGGTGTGCCAAACGTGGCATGGGTACGATCGGTAGTGGTAGTAATAATTATCGATCTCTAGCATATTGGTATCAGGAAAACTATAAAGAAAATTACGCACTGATGTGTCCATTAACGCGGATCGATGTCGATTTACCCTTTGTTTTCGATCCGATCCATCTCCGGACTTGGGCAAAATTTGCCGCACGAATTAATGCTTCGATTACTTTATATCGTGATGCCGTCAAAGCTGGTTTACTCAGCGAAGGACATCAAGTACATGTAATTAGTGAAGATCGCGATCGTGAAAGCTTGCAAGAGCTACGTACTGCCTTAATTCAGGCAACTAAAACCGACCCTCAAAAGTCAATGGAAATCATGCGTCAAATTGCCGACGTCCACAAAGAAAAATCGCAACGCGATCGCGAATATAATCTGATCGGTACGCAAACTAAAAAGATTCAGCAACAAGTCAAGAATCAAGCCGCGCAAGCAGTTGCCGCCGCCCCAGATCTCGGACATCGCGATTTTCAATATCTATCCAACAAACGCTTTCTCACCGACTTAGAACGCGCGCAAGTCGAGAAATATAGCCTTCAGCAGCGATATGGAGTAGCAATTACACCCGAACTCAAACTCAAAGATGATAAAGGTTATTACGGCCAACTATTAACTCATTTTTACTTGCTCAATCACCAACAATATCTGCCCCAATCTATTTATCTAGTTTGGGATCGAGATCTAGATAAACCAGAAAAAGTTTTCTTGCCCGATGCCAATCATCATATTCTCAAAATTCAGGGATTATTAGCATTAGGCATAATTAACTTTTTAGATCCAGAGAGACAATTACAAATTACCGATCCAGATCTAATCTCCCTCAAACGAATTAGTTATTTATGCAGCCAACATATCAAACGCGCGATTGGCATCGACATGCCCAACTATAGTAATGGTGAAGTCAGTCCGATTGCCGTGCTCAATCGGTTATTAAACTTATTAGGATTGAAAGTTCAACCAATTGCATCTGGCTTGAAAAAGCAAGACAAATCTACTAATATCTATCAACTCGATCGAGCGTTATTAAATGATGGTCGTGACGAGATTTTTAAAGTGTGGCAAAAACAACAAAGTCGAGAACTCTTGCGTTCTGCTTGA
- the ctpB gene encoding carboxyl-terminal processing protease CtpB, protein MTQPSTFRFVWHPKLVLRGAMFTGAMLATLLPLAATSSVAAFKDSPKAIVDEAWQLINREYVDGTFNRVDWQQTRKDLLKRNYRNRQEAYVAIRTTLKKLGDPYTRFMDPQQFQSLNNQTSGEMSGVGIKLEANPRTKQLVVTEAIENSPAAKAGIKAGDAIVAIDGKSTKNMTLENAISLIRGEIGKSITLKIARGSSSPFDVPLTRAQIEVASVFSEVKQEGKLKVGYIRLSEFSSHSSEQMQKAIKNLNRKQVNAYVLDMRGNPGGLLQASVEIARMWLDNGTIVKTVDRKGTNENFRAVQGALTQLPMAVLVDGNSASASEILAGALKDNRRAQIVGAQTFGKALVQSVHSLSDGSGIAVTVAHYYTPNGTDIGQKGVTPDVKVDLNFMEQKNLSESPNLLGSAQDPQYQKAVAVLQNNPNLANPNSVKVPAMSSNR, encoded by the coding sequence ATGACCCAACCATCCACATTCCGATTTGTTTGGCACCCTAAACTAGTTCTGCGTGGAGCGATGTTTACTGGAGCTATGCTTGCCACATTGTTACCACTTGCTGCCACTTCTTCTGTTGCGGCATTTAAAGATAGCCCGAAAGCGATCGTCGATGAAGCTTGGCAGTTAATTAATCGGGAGTATGTAGACGGGACTTTCAATCGTGTGGACTGGCAACAAACCAGAAAGGATCTGCTCAAACGCAACTATCGCAATCGTCAAGAAGCATACGTTGCCATTCGCACTACGCTCAAGAAGTTAGGCGATCCTTATACTCGATTCATGGATCCGCAGCAGTTCCAATCGCTCAACAATCAAACTAGTGGCGAAATGTCTGGTGTTGGAATCAAGTTGGAGGCTAACCCGCGTACCAAGCAATTAGTAGTTACCGAAGCAATCGAAAATTCACCCGCAGCTAAAGCTGGAATTAAAGCTGGCGACGCGATCGTGGCGATCGATGGTAAGTCTACCAAAAATATGACTCTCGAAAACGCGATTAGTCTGATTCGCGGTGAAATTGGCAAGTCGATTACGCTGAAAATCGCGCGTGGGAGTAGCAGTCCGTTTGATGTGCCGCTGACTCGCGCTCAAATCGAAGTTGCGTCGGTATTTTCGGAAGTCAAACAGGAAGGAAAATTGAAAGTCGGTTATATCCGGCTGTCTGAATTCAGCTCTCACTCTTCCGAGCAAATGCAAAAAGCGATTAAAAATCTCAATCGCAAACAAGTCAATGCTTACGTGTTAGATATGCGGGGAAATCCCGGCGGATTGCTGCAAGCAAGTGTCGAAATCGCCCGGATGTGGCTGGATAATGGCACGATCGTCAAAACTGTCGATCGTAAAGGTACTAATGAAAATTTTCGCGCAGTTCAAGGTGCTTTAACTCAACTCCCGATGGCGGTGTTGGTAGATGGCAATTCAGCTAGTGCGAGTGAGATTCTTGCAGGCGCGCTTAAAGACAACCGTCGCGCACAAATCGTCGGCGCGCAAACTTTTGGCAAAGCTTTAGTGCAATCGGTACACTCGCTCTCTGATGGTTCGGGAATAGCGGTAACTGTCGCTCATTACTATACTCCCAATGGCACCGATATCGGTCAGAAAGGTGTCACTCCAGATGTGAAGGTAGATCTCAACTTTATGGAGCAGAAGAACCTCTCTGAGTCGCCAAACTTGCTGGGAAGTGCCCAAGATCCGCAGTATCAAAAAGCAGTTGCGGTACTGCAAAACAATCCCAACTTAGCTAATCCGAATTCTGTTAAGGTGCCCGCAATGAGCAGCAATCGTTAG
- a CDS encoding PD-(D/E)XK nuclease family protein yields the protein MLRISQRHLKILETCPRQFEYTFCDRLTLPMAAVQQSKTQLGSDFHLLMHQRELGLPIEPILARSPELNTWMQAMLRIAPELFETDTNIWRQSEHVRTLEIGNYLFTAIYDLLILQSDRADIIDWKTYPLPKYKKDIDLEWQTRLYLYLLAETSDYLPKQIAFTYWFIQSTPQPKSVSINYTLKQHRQTQIDLLALLEKLTTWLDANRTRQELFPQVAVSTGICQRCSFAVRCDRQNLDEPLRDRLTSSQIDLIPVIPI from the coding sequence ATGCTGAGAATATCCCAACGACACCTAAAAATTCTTGAAACTTGTCCGCGTCAATTTGAGTATACGTTTTGCGATCGATTGACGTTACCGATGGCTGCGGTGCAACAATCTAAAACTCAGTTGGGTAGTGATTTTCACTTATTGATGCACCAACGCGAACTGGGATTGCCGATCGAGCCAATTTTAGCGCGATCGCCAGAACTTAATACCTGGATGCAAGCGATGCTGCGGATCGCTCCAGAACTGTTTGAAACAGACACCAACATCTGGAGACAGAGCGAGCATGTGCGGACATTAGAAATCGGTAATTATTTATTTACGGCGATCTACGATCTGTTGATTTTACAATCCGATCGGGCAGATATTATCGACTGGAAAACTTATCCTCTGCCTAAATACAAAAAAGATATCGATCTGGAGTGGCAAACGCGACTGTATTTGTATCTTCTTGCCGAAACTAGCGATTATTTACCCAAGCAGATTGCGTTTACTTACTGGTTCATTCAATCTACGCCGCAGCCAAAGTCAGTAAGTATTAATTACACGCTCAAGCAACACCGTCAAACTCAGATTGATTTGCTTGCTTTGCTGGAAAAATTGACAACTTGGCTCGATGCCAATCGCACTCGTCAGGAACTTTTTCCGCAAGTAGCGGTGTCAACAGGGATATGCCAGCGTTGTAGCTTTGCCGTGCGGTGCGATCGCCAAAACTTAGATGAGCCATTACGAGATAGGCTTACTAGCAGCCAGATCGATCTGATTCCAGTTATCCCTATTTAA